In Drosophila innubila isolate TH190305 chromosome 2R unlocalized genomic scaffold, UK_Dinn_1.0 1_C_2R, whole genome shotgun sequence, the following are encoded in one genomic region:
- the LOC117784149 gene encoding dnaJ homolog subfamily C member 13 isoform X1 — protein MLPPKENVDLECFIVTKHSWKGKYKRILSIGTAGISTYNPDRFDLTNRWSYSDVVAAAPTKTTNIPNEFVLTIKKDKKLDTIKLSSEYRNDILSSILKYYREFADKPKNALRFNAYKYHWSGISLPTVLEVTPCSLDQLDPTTNDVLTSYMYKDIEGIIGISDYDNGIVMAYGGFSRLHMFKALNHHEIVQNIAQRSAQFLGIETKILKSQITREQFERQRFGKYSGDQFQTSMTEFTVQKITPRHPDPVKRILCLTEVTLLERDPQTYSVCTLRPLADVFALVRDKDNLQRFCIEYKNGIVRSYSTNDRDSLLATVLDAVRSSGNQDVHIRIGNTPRGKRFVPLNSSVDEETEASLLRLVINNFQNPTKRHEILERFNANVPHSGLNYSVTQDSLFAENKEKLILSALQALAQKELDSPTAQLANIELEAIFHGLTRLLASKVGYAAFTNLPGFREIIGTKVVAALRRKDLAVTYSAIDMINSLMHSVNTDHDLKQEQLNKSSILSSKSFLETLLNMWTTHVSHGSGALVLSAMLDFMTFALCVPYSETTDGKQFDILLELVAERGRYLYKLFQHPSLAIVKGAGLVLRAIIEEGELHVAQQMQALALDEAALCRHLLVALYTPSNDPTLITHRQLSRHLIGLWLTDSEEAMELFKRIFPAGLLTFLETEESVPDTDVEEDKLNFRDNLKFAIQHSKKTRKNVIEKHLQGIKHWGMNLIEQQDNAAQALKNRPVVLRNRRQKKKTSDAIINLPYFFYNFAKDHSLPNLIWNHKTREELRMCLENELRQFLNDRDLAGQMIVAWNYQEFEVGYQCLAEEIKIGDYYIRLILEKDDWPQNLVKDPIELFNALYRRVLCRQRVNDDQMTVFSLQALAKVYRRYHKEIGKFSDMSYILQLSDRCLSPSMRDALINLISCLVLEKSNCRALIDHVQCLVDLITLAHLHKGRAQLNTKTNVIEAGPNMAAYEEKDWYYNIEKDGQKAERQGPITYSELKELWQKGQITPKTRCWAIGMDGWRSLQQIPQLKWCLIAKGTPLYDETELASKILDILIKCTSFFPSRTQNGDAVLIPGPKLSRKLSEFICLPHVVQVCLTHDPGLLERVATLLCQIMEDNPEMPKVYMTGVFYFMLMYTGSNILPITRFLKITHMKQGFRSEETSQSGIMHRSILGQLLPEAMVCFLENYSAEKFAEIFLGEFDTPEVIWSSEMRRLLIEKIAAHIADFTPRLRGHTMARYPYLAIPVISYPQLENELFCHIYYLRHLCDTQKFPNWPISDPVQLLKHTLDAWRKEVEKKPPQMTIQQAYQDLGIDLTKTPKPDESVIRKSYYKLAQMYHPDKNPNGREIFEKVNQAYEFLCSRNVWSSGGPDPNNIVLILRTQSILFERYADVLRPYKYAGYPQLIKTIRLETRDDELFSKEAQLLTAASELCYHTVHCSALNAEELRREEGIEALLEAYTRCVSILGVDSKPDSLHYQVISNVTRCFEVACNFEKCKQKIIQLPQLLSDVCRVVYFKHTLSVSLVTSLAANNYDLQCNLSRNGVLWSLLLFIFEYDYTLDESGVEVSDKSNQQQLANNLAKMAVLGCIGLAGYSMELRQKPNTGSESNSPASNPSTNPAPAIKPKPPSRTNSAYTQNAHNPLQSKQLSITSGKEKEPATLTKQDSSVSSDTSSSTATDSDQQQQQQQVRPSAIQQKYIVTGEPKNTLIKQVLDRLLTRYIANQLATVSDSEVLKLLTANTRNPYLIWDNGTRAQLKDFLEQQRTASAKETHEDIAQVYELVSSFEFDAHKDELQIGGIFIRIYNDMPTFPIIQPKQFIMDLLEYLKHAYQFLHHKQSPPAPPPPAVAPKMGSDGILTPTLAPNHPQLKHQQSRTFDDVLNAYNRSKTRKKLETDAQAEQQLSLQQTKYDFASDNQLELHITMVLRALIAVIKSNAEVEIQCIGNFDMIFGFLANNIFADNSSVKAVALEVVALVSRNKECVSEVAACEILGNYLVALKDPELRASQVKVLETLSGLMNVQEMIKEAQAKGAVIYLLDMFCNSRNPQIREMCAEILAKMTADRLSGPKVRITISKFLPALFIDAMIESPATSVQLFESIHEHPELIWNDNTRSNVCDAVAESCNRFYQHQKTNARHLWKDPEMLKDIVSNEVVVAGVYLRLFVSNPAWTLRKPKQFLSDLLDFVVEQISKSSAEPDVLDLSTTALVELLRSQPNLADDIPVLGHIPKLFNLLSVQPKNTLSVLHQLSLSEFCVSAISQTECIAPLKKCMEHNRDCIEKACETLSRLFKHQHDSLISQTLEVGLIPFLLGLLDSRLEFVDNASAVKAQIVAALKGMTHNLNYGDRVTQILLKHPVWAEFKDQRHDLFITDTNVRGYLTGINPTAGYLTAGPAQSVEVLTSPPPIDRDDPSARPPID, from the exons ATGTTGCCGCCAAAGGAGAATGTGGATCTGGAGTGTTTCATAGTGACGAAGCACTCGTGGAAGGGAAAATACAAGAGGATTCTTTCCATTGGCACCGCCGGCATTTCCACCTACAATCCGGACAGATTTGATTTAACAAATCGTTGGTCCTACTCGGATGTTGTAGCTGCCGCACCCACGAAAACCACAAAT ATTCCAAATGAATTTGTGCTCACGATTAAGAAAGATAAGAAATTGGATACGATCAAACTTTCTTCGGAATATCGCAACGATATACTCAGttccattttaaaatactaCAGGGAATTCGCTGACAAGCCCAAAAATGCTCTG cGATTTAATGCCTATAAATACCATTGGTCGGGCATCAGTTTGCCCACTGTGCTGGAGGTTACGCCGTGCTCCTTGGACCAATTGGATCCGACAACGAATGATGTGCTCACCAGCTATATGTATAAGGACATTGAAGGAATAATAG GCATCTCGGACTATGATAATGGCATCGTGATGGCCTACGGCGGCTTCAGTCGCCTCCATATGTTTAAGGCGCTCAATCATCATGAGATCGTGCAGAATATCGCCCAACGATCCGCCCAGTTTCTCGGTATTGAAACCAAAATACTCAAGAGCCAAATAACGCGTGAACAATTCGAGCGTCAAAGATTTGGAAAGTATAG CGGTGATCAGTTCCAAACCTCGATGACCGAGTTCACAGTGCAAAAGATAACGCCACGGCATCCGGATCCAGTGAAGCGTATACTCTGCCTCACGGAGGTAACGCTGCTGGAGCGTGATCCCCAAACATATAGCGTCTGCACGTTGCGCCCCCTGGCTGATGTATTTGCATTGGTTCGCGATAAGGACAATCTACAGCGTTTTTGTATTGAATATAAGAATGGCATTGTACGCAGTTATAGTACCAATGATCGTGATTCGTTGCTTGCCACTGTGCTGGATGCTGTGCGCTCCAGTGGCAATCAGGATGTTCATATCCGCATTGGCAATACGCCGCGTGGCAAGCGCTTTGTGCCTCTTAACAGTTCCGTCGATGAGGAGACGGAGGCTAGTCTCTTGCGTCTGGTTATCAACAATTTCCAAAATCCAACCAAACGACATGAGATCCTCGAGCGTTTCAATGCCAATGTGCCGCACAGTGGACTAAATTACAGTGTCACCCAGGAT AGTCTGTTTGCGGAGAACAAAGAGAAGCTGATTTTAAGTGCTCTACAAGCTCTGGCCCAAAAGGAGCTCGACAGTCCAACGGCGCAGCTGGCCAACATCGAACTGGAAGCCATATTCCATGGATTGACTCGTCTGCTGGCCAGCAAAGTGGGTTATGCGGCCTTTACAAATCTGCCCGG TTTTCGTGAAATCATTGGCACCAAAGTTGTGGCCGCATTGCGTCGCAAGGATCTGGCTGTTACCTATTCGGCTATTGATATGATCAACTCGTTGATGCATTCGGTAAACACCGATCATGATCTTAAGCAGGAGCAATTGAACAAATCTTCCATATTATCATCGAAATCATTTCTGGAAACGCTGCTCAATATGTGGACAACGCATGTG AGTCATGGCAGCGGTGCATTGGTCTTGTCCGCAATGCTGGACTTTATGACCTTTGCGTTGTGTGTGCCTTACAGTGAGACCACCGATGGCAAACAGTTTGACATACTGCTCGAACTGGTGGCCGAGCGTGGTCGCTATCTCTACAAGCTGTTTCAGCATCCATCCCTGGCGATTGTCAAGGGAGCTGGCTTGGTGCTGCGGGCCATTATCGAGGAAGGTGAACTGCATGTGGCCCAGCAAATGCAGGCGTTGGCTTTGGATGAGGCAGCACTCTGTCGTCATTTGCTGGTAGCACTATATACGCCCTCCAATGATCCCACATTGATAACGCATCGCCAGTTGTCGCGTCATTTGATCGGACTCTGGCTGACAGACAGCGAGGAGGCCATGGAGCTATTTAAGCGTATTTTC CCCGCAGGCTTGTTAACCTTCCTGGAAACGGAGGAGAGTGTTCCTGACACGGATGTGGAGGAggataaattgaattttcgcGATAACCTCAAGTTTGCAATTCAACATTCCAAAAAAACTCGCAAGAATGTGATAGAGAAGCATTTGCAAGGCATTAAACATTGGGGCATGAACCTCATCGAGCAACAGGATAATGCCGCCCAGGCATTAAAGAATCGCCCGGTTGTGCTGCGCAATCGACGGCAAAAGAAGAAAACCTCTGATGCCATTATCAATCTGCCCTATTTCTTTTACAACTTTGCCAAAGATCACAGTTTGCCCAATTTGATATGGAATCACAAGACGCGTGAGGAGTTGCGCATGTGCTTGGAGAACGAGCTGCGTCAGTTCCTCAACGATCGCGATTTGGCCGGCCAGATGATTGTGGCCTGGAATTATCAGGAATTCGAGGTGGGTTATCAATGTCTGGCGGAGGAAATCAAAATTGGCGATTATTATATACGCCTCATACTGGAGAAGGATGATTGGCCGCAGAATTTAGTCAAGGATCC GATTGAACTCTTTAATGCTTTGTATCGACGTGTGCTGTGTCGTCAGCGTGTCAATGATGATCAGATGACGGTATTCTCATTGCAGGCGCTGGCCAAGGTCTATAGACGCTATCACAAGGAGATCGGCAAGTTCAGCGACATGTCCTACATTCTGCAGTTGAGCGATCGC TGCCTTTCTCCTTCCATGCGTGATGCTTTAATCAATCTTATATCCTGTCTGGTGCTGGAGAAGTCCAACTGCCGTGCTCTGATCGATCATGTTCAGTGTCTGGTCGATCTGATTACATTGGCACATCTGCACAAAGGACGCGCTCAGTTGAATACCAAGACAAATGTAATTGAAGCTGGTCCTAACATGGCTGCCTATGAGGAGAAGGATTGGTACTACAACATCGAAAAGGATGGCCAGAAAGCGGAGCGTCAGGGACCCATCACCTACTCCGAACTGAAGGAACTTTGGCAAAAGGGACAGATCACACCCAAGACACGTTGCTGGGCCATTGGCATGGATGGCTGGCGTTCCCTGCAGCAGATACCGCAGCTCAAGTGGTGCTTGATTGCCAAGGGAACGCCATTGTACGATGAAACGGAGCTGGCTTCCAAAATACTTGACATACTGATCAAGTGCACCAGTTTCTTTCCGAGTCGCACCCAGAATGGTGATGCCGTGCTCATTCCCGGTCCCAAGTTATCGCGCAAGCTCTCGGAATTCATTTGTCTGCCACATGTGGTGCAGGTGTGTCTGACCCATGATCCGGGATTGCTGGAGCGCGTCGCTACGCTACTCTGCCAGATAATGGAGGACAATCCAGAGATGCCCAAGGTGTACATGACGGGTGTCTTCTACTTTATGCTCATGTACACGGGTAGCAATATTCTGCCCATCACCCGATTCCTTAAAATTACACACATGAAGCAGGGATTCCGCAGCGAGGAG acCTCACAATCGGGCATTATGCATCGCAGTATTCTGGGCCAGCTGCTGCCCGAGGCAATGGTCTGCTTCCTGGAGAATTACAGTGCTGAAAAGTTTGCCGAAATCTTTCTGGGTGAATTTGATACGCCCGAGGTGATTTGGAGCTCCGAAATGCGGCGGCTGCTCATCGAGAAGATTGCAGCACATATTGCTGACTTTACGCCACGTTTGCGTGGACACACGATGGCCAGATATCCGTACTTGGCCATACCCGTGATCAGTTATCCGCAGCTGGAGAATGAACTCTTCTGtcacatatattatttacgGCATTTGTGCGATACACAAAAGTTTCCCAATTGGCCCATCTCGGATCCGGTGCAGCTGCTGAAGCATACACTGGATGCCTGGCGAAAGGAGGTGGAAAAGAAACCGCCACAGATGACCATACAACAGGCTTACCAAGATCTGGGCATTGATCTAACCAAGACGCCCAAACCGGATGAGTCTGTCATACGCAAAAGTTACTACAAGTTGGCGCAAATGTATCATCCGGATAAGAATCCCAATGGTCGTGAAATCTTCGAGAAGGTCAATCAAGCCTACGAGTTTCTGTGCTCCCGCAACGTTTGGAGTTCTGGCGGTCCGGATCCCAACAACATTGTGCTCATCTTGCGCACACAAAGCATACTCTTTGAACGTTATGCTGACG TTTTGCGTCCGTATAAATACGCTGGTTATCCGCAGCTCATCAAGACCATACGGCTGGAGACGCGCGACGATGAGCTCTTCTCCAAGGAGGCACAACTGCTGACCGCCGCCTCGGAGCTGTGTTATCACACGGTTCACTGCTCGGCATTGAATGCGGAGGAGCTGCGTCGCGAGGAGGGAATCGAGGCATTGCTGGAGGCCTACACACGTTGCGTTTCCATACTGGGTGTGGACTCCAAGCCGGATTCATTGCACTATCAGGTCATCTCGAATGTGACACGTTGCTTTGAGGTTGCCTGCAACTTTGAGAAGTGTAAACAGAAGATCATTCAGTTGCCGCAGTTGCTCTCGGATGTCTGTCGCGTGGTCTACTTCAAGCACACATTGTCTGTGAGCTTGGTGACCAGCTTGGCCGCCAATAACTATGATCTGCAGTGTAATCTGTCAAGGAACGGCGTGCTCtggtcgctgctgctgtttatcTTCGAGTATGATTACACGCTGGACGAGAGCGGGGTGGAGGTTAGTGACAAGTCTAATCAACAGCAATTGGCTAACAATTTGGCCAAAATGGCAGTACTGGGCTGCATTGGTCTTGCCGGCTATAGCATGGAACTACGACAAAAGCCCAACACAGGCAGCGAATCCAATTCGCCAGCTTCTAATCCATCTACAAATCCTGCGCCCGCTATCAAACCGAAACCGCCGTCAAGGACCAACTCGGCATACACACAGAATGCGCACAATCCGCTGCAGAGCAAACAGCTGTCCATAACCTCAGGCAAGGAGAAGGAGCCGGCAACTCTCACCAAGCAGGACTCGAGTGTCAGCAGTGACACCTCCAGCTCAACTGCCACAGACAGtgaccaacagcagcagcagcaacaggtgcGTCCCAGCGCCATCCAACAGAAGTACATAGTCACGGGTGAACCGAAGAATACGCTGATTAAGCAGGTGCTGGATCGCCTCTTGACCCGTTACATAGCCAATCAATTGGCCACAGTGTCAGACAGCGAGGTGCTCAAGTTGCTGACGGCCAACACACGCAATCCGTATCTCATCTGGGATAATGGCACGCGTGCCCAGCTCAAGGATTTCCTTGAGCAACAGCGCACGGCATCCGCCAAGGAGACACACGAGGATATTGCACAAGTCTATGAGTTGGTCTCCAGCTTCGAATTCGATGCACACAA AGATGAACTGCAAATTGGCGGCATCTTTATACGCATCTACAACGACATGCCCACGTTTCCCATTATCCAACCCAAGCAGTTCATAATGGATTTGTTGGAGTACTTAAAGCATGCCTATCAGTTCTTGCACCACAAGCAGTCACCGCCTGCACCGCCGCCACCTGCTGTGGCACCCAAAATGGGCAGTGATGGCATACTGACGCCCACCCTGGCGCCCAATCATCCCCAGCTGAAGCATCAGCAATCGCGCACTTTTGATGATGTCTTGAATGCCTACAATCGGTCCAAGACTCGCAAAAAGTTGGAAACGGATGCCCAGGCGGAGCAGCAGCTGTCGTTGCAGCAGACCAAATACGACTTTGCCAGCGACAATCAATTGGAGCTGCACATCACGATGGTGCTCCGTGCCTTGATAGCTGTGATCAAGTCGAATGCTGAGGTGGAAATTCAATGCATTGGCAATTTCGATATGATATTCGGTTTTCTAGCCAACAATATATTCGCTGAT aaTTCAAGCGTTAAGGCTGTGGCCTTGGAAGTTGTTGCCCTGGTGTCGCGTAATAAGGAATGCGTCTCGGAAGTGGCTGCCTGTGAGATACTTGGCAACTATTTGGTGGCACTGAAGGATCCCGAGCTGCGTGCCAGCCAAGTGAAAGTGCTAGAGACGCTTTCGGGACTGATGAATGTGCAGGAGATGATCAAGGAAGCGCAGGCGAAGGGCGCTGTCATCTATTTGCTGGACATGTTCTGCAATTCTCGCAACCCGCAGATCCGTGAGATGTGTGCCGAAATTCTGGCCAAGATGACAGCAGATCGTCTGAGCGGCCCCAAGGTGCGCATTACCATTTCGAAGTTTTTGCCAGCGCTATTCATCGACGCCATGATCGAGTCACCAGCCACATCTGTCCAGCTCTTTGAGTCCATTCACGAGCATCCGGAGCTCATCTGGAATGATAATACGCGCTCCAATGTGTGTGATGCCGTTGCCGAATCGTGCAACAGATTTTATCAGCATCAAAAGACAAATGCTAGACACTTGTGGAAGGATCCTGAGATGCTTAAGGATATTGTGTCCAATGAGGTTGTTGTCGCCGGCGTCTACTTGCGTCTGTTTGTCAGTAATCCCGCCTGGACTCTACGCAAACCCAAACAGTTTCTGTCCGATCTCTTGGATTTTGTCGTCGAGCAAATTAGCAAGAGTTCAGCGGAGCCAGACGTTCTGGATTTATCAACCACGGCGCTAGTTGAGTTGTTGCGCTCTCAGCCAAATCTCGCTGATGACATTCCAGTGCTGGGACACATACCCAAGCTATTCAACCTGCTTTCGGTGCAGCCAAAGAACACGCTATCAGTATTACACCAGCTATCGCTGTCTGAG ttttgtgttAGCGCCATTTCGCAAACGGAGTGCATTGCGCCGCTCAAGAAATGCATGGAACACAACCGGGATTGCATTGAGAAGGCATGTGAAACGTTGAGTCGCCTCTTTAAACATCAACAT GATTCGTTAATCAGTCAAACGCTGGAGGTGGGTCTTATACCGTTTCTGCTGGGATTACTGGACAGTCGTTTGGAGTTTGTTGACAATGCATCCGCAGTCAAAGCACAAATTGTCGCTGCACTCAAGGGAATGACACATAATCTCAATTATGGCGATCGTGTGACGCAAATTTTGCTCAAGCATCCCGTATGGGCAGAGTTCAAGGATCAGCGCCATGATCTCTTCATCACGGACACAAACGTTCGTGGCTATTTGACTG gCATCAATCCGACGGCGGGATACCTCACCGCAGGACCAGCGCAAAGCGTTGAAGTGCTTACCTCACCACCGCCCATTGATCGCGATGATCCTTCAGCACGCCCGCCCATAGATTAG